One Roseomonas gilardii subsp. gilardii genomic region harbors:
- a CDS encoding Na/Pi cotransporter family protein translates to MYGLSLMIQLAGEAALLLYGLSLVQRGIDRAYGAQLREGLGRALGDRWRAFAAGLLATTALQSSTAAGLMVGGLHAAGALGLVPALGAMLGANVGTALIAQVLSFDLRPVFPLVILLGWMAFRRGKKARTRDLGRAAIGLGLMLCALFLLLSSMQPVEHSVGLRQLLHLLEGAPPAAALLAALLAWATHSSLAAVLLVGSLASTGVIGAGTAVAMVAGANLGGAVPPLLAARHGARGGGTDPAGLRLPVGNLLNRLAGAALVLALLPQVTALLSAAPGRLVADAHLGFNLVMAVLFLPLLDPLSKLLRRLLPDLPPERNPSAPRYLDEGALATPSVALANASREVLRMADTLETMLRDSGEALRRADRDEARAVGRLDDVLDRLHGAIHAYLSRLPQEDLPETEARRLAEIRAFAISLEHAGDAVSRNLSKHAARRARRGIPLSPEDLQVLEQQNDRLLAQLRLAVAVFMLEDTEAARQLVREKEAWRSAEREATDHLVETSPTGSAAASLVLDVTRDLKRIGAHLAGIAYPLLERQGELRSTRLRAPPVVAE, encoded by the coding sequence TTGTACGGACTGAGCCTGATGATCCAGCTCGCCGGCGAGGCGGCCCTCCTGCTCTATGGGCTGAGCCTCGTGCAGCGGGGGATCGATCGCGCCTATGGTGCCCAGCTCCGCGAAGGACTGGGCCGCGCCCTGGGAGACCGCTGGCGGGCCTTCGCCGCCGGGCTGCTCGCCACCACCGCACTGCAATCCTCCACCGCCGCGGGGCTGATGGTGGGCGGGCTGCACGCCGCCGGGGCGCTGGGGCTGGTGCCGGCGCTGGGCGCCATGCTGGGGGCCAATGTCGGCACGGCGCTGATCGCGCAGGTTCTGTCCTTCGATCTCCGCCCTGTCTTCCCACTGGTCATCCTGCTCGGCTGGATGGCATTCAGGCGCGGCAAGAAGGCGCGCACCCGCGATCTCGGCCGGGCCGCGATCGGGCTCGGCCTGATGCTCTGCGCCCTGTTCCTGCTGCTCTCCTCCATGCAGCCGGTGGAACATTCGGTAGGCCTGCGCCAGCTCCTGCACCTGCTGGAGGGCGCCCCGCCCGCCGCCGCCCTGCTGGCCGCGCTCCTGGCCTGGGCGACGCATTCCTCGCTGGCCGCCGTGCTGCTGGTGGGCTCGCTCGCCTCCACCGGCGTCATCGGGGCCGGAACGGCGGTGGCCATGGTCGCCGGCGCCAATCTGGGCGGGGCGGTGCCGCCGCTCCTGGCCGCGCGCCATGGCGCGCGGGGCGGCGGGACGGACCCCGCCGGCCTGCGCCTGCCGGTGGGCAACCTGCTGAACCGCCTCGCCGGGGCGGCCCTGGTGCTGGCGCTGCTGCCACAGGTCACCGCCCTGCTCTCCGCCGCGCCGGGCCGGCTGGTGGCGGATGCGCATCTCGGCTTCAACCTCGTGATGGCGGTGCTGTTCCTGCCGCTGCTGGACCCGCTGTCGAAGCTGCTGCGCCGGCTGCTCCCGGACCTGCCGCCGGAGCGCAACCCCAGCGCGCCGCGCTACCTCGACGAAGGGGCGCTCGCCACGCCGTCCGTCGCCCTGGCCAATGCGTCGCGGGAGGTGCTGCGCATGGCCGACACGCTGGAAACCATGCTGCGCGATTCCGGCGAGGCGCTGCGCCGCGCCGACCGGGACGAGGCCCGGGCGGTGGGGCGGCTGGACGATGTGCTGGACCGGCTGCACGGCGCCATCCACGCCTATCTGAGCCGCCTGCCGCAGGAGGACCTGCCGGAGACGGAGGCCCGGCGCCTCGCCGAGATCCGGGCCTTCGCCATCTCGCTGGAACATGCGGGCGACGCCGTCTCGCGCAACCTGTCCAAGCACGCCGCCCGCCGGGCCCGCCGTGGCATCCCGCTCTCGCCGGAGGACCTGCAGGTGCTGGAACAGCAGAACGACCGCCTGCTGGCGCAGCTCCGCCTCGCCGTCGCGGTCTTCATGCTGGAGGATACGGAAGCGGCGCGCCAACTGGTGCGGGAGAAGGAGGCCTGGCGCTCGGCGGAGCGGGAGGCGACGGACCATCTCGTGGAAACCAGCCCCACGGGTTCCGCCGCGGCGAGCCTGGTGCTGGACGTGACGCGCGACCTCAAGCGCATCGGCGCGCATCTGGCCGGCATCGCCTATCCGCTGCTGGAACGTCAGGGCGAGCTGCGTTCCACCCGGCTCCGCGCCCCGCCGGTGGTGGCGGAATAG
- a CDS encoding Maf family protein, which translates to MIQTENPAIVLASASASRTALLRAAGLRFEAVAAAVDEESIKLSCQAEGIPPGEAAMLLAEAKARRVAERLARQGAPDVLVIGGDQLLTCRTEEGERWFDKPRGLGEVRTHLETLRNREHRLHTAVLCWRNGVRIWQHLAVPRLTMRDFSDAFLDAYVAEEGAQAMASVGAYRLEGPGIQLFRKVEGEHSAILGLPLLPLLDFLRQHGVLGR; encoded by the coding sequence TTGATCCAGACCGAGAACCCCGCCATCGTCCTGGCCAGCGCCTCGGCCTCCCGCACCGCCCTGCTGCGGGCGGCCGGGCTGCGCTTCGAGGCGGTGGCCGCCGCCGTGGACGAGGAAAGCATCAAGCTGAGCTGCCAAGCCGAGGGCATCCCGCCCGGCGAGGCGGCGATGCTGCTGGCCGAGGCCAAGGCCCGCCGCGTCGCCGAGAGGCTGGCGCGGCAGGGTGCGCCGGACGTGCTGGTGATCGGCGGCGACCAGCTCCTCACCTGCCGGACGGAGGAAGGGGAGCGCTGGTTCGACAAGCCGCGCGGCCTGGGCGAGGTCCGCACCCATCTGGAAACGCTGCGGAACCGCGAGCACCGGCTGCACACGGCGGTGCTGTGCTGGCGCAACGGGGTCCGGATCTGGCAGCACCTGGCCGTGCCGCGCCTGACCATGCGGGATTTCTCGGACGCCTTCCTCGATGCCTATGTGGCGGAGGAAGGGGCACAGGCCATGGCCTCGGTCGGCGCCTACCGGCTCGAAGGGCCGGGCATCCAGCTCTTCCGCAAGGTGGAGGGCGAGCACAGCGCCATCCTCGGCCTGCCGCTCCTGCCCCTGCTCGACTTCCTCCGGCAGCACGGCGTGCTGGGGCGCTAA
- the metW gene encoding methionine biosynthesis protein MetW, with the protein MRLDLRLIAEMIPEGARVLDIGCGDGALLDHLTREKRADARGIEIDMAEVARAVGQGLAVIHGDADTDLAFYPDRAFDYVVLSRTFQAVERPREVLAQMLRIGSRAVVSFPNFGHWLLRWKLLVTGRMPDTETWNRPWYETPNIHPCTMLDFIALCEMEGYIVEQWLAVDEHGLQAPWRRSLRLANLFGEQALFVLRRADTPPR; encoded by the coding sequence ATGCGCCTCGACCTGCGCCTGATCGCGGAGATGATCCCGGAGGGTGCCAGGGTCCTCGATATCGGCTGCGGCGACGGCGCGCTGCTCGACCATCTGACGCGCGAGAAGCGGGCGGATGCGCGCGGCATCGAGATCGACATGGCCGAGGTGGCGCGGGCGGTGGGGCAGGGCCTCGCCGTGATCCATGGCGACGCGGATACCGACCTCGCCTTCTATCCCGACCGGGCCTTCGACTATGTGGTGCTGTCCCGCACCTTCCAGGCGGTGGAACGGCCGCGCGAGGTGCTGGCGCAGATGCTGCGCATCGGCAGCCGCGCCGTGGTCTCCTTCCCCAATTTCGGGCACTGGCTGCTGCGCTGGAAGCTGCTGGTCACCGGCCGGATGCCGGATACCGAGACCTGGAACCGGCCCTGGTACGAGACGCCGAACATCCACCCCTGCACCATGCTGGACTTCATCGCCCTTTGCGAGATGGAGGGCTATATCGTGGAGCAGTGGCTGGCGGTGGACGAGCACGGGCTCCAGGCACCCTGGCGGCGCAGCCTGCGGCTGGCGAACCTGTTCGGCGAGCAGGCGCTCTTCGTGCTGCGCCGGGCGGACACGCCGCCCCGGTAA
- a CDS encoding glycoside hydrolase family 71/99-like protein produces the protein MTRFRRGLLLAGWLGLLAAVPALVPARAEGLDGRMIVGYQGWFACPGEAPGGGWFHWFAPRRGGGLEPSFDLWPDVSGMPAEALCDTPLRDATGAPMRVYSAQRRATLETHFRWMRQHGLHSMLLARFANALGTPLQGMADRTLDLALEAAASQDGQVFIVYDLTGFPQERYREVVEDLRRMRAAGMLDRPSWQHHRGRPVVSLFGLGTVGIGFDAAHAKALMEGLHATGPLTLMGGVAVDWRTLTGASRREPEWAAVYRSFDIISPWPVGAYGDEAGADEFLRSHVLPDLAETRRLGIGYLPVAWPGFSATNLKRHDGRSGPLNQIPRRCGRFYWHQARNLIGAGVRMMQTANLDEFDEGTAILPYLRDVPHPPGAAAFLSRDADGCDLPADGYLRLAGQVARGLQAGLLPPSP, from the coding sequence ATGACCCGGTTCCGCCGGGGCCTGCTGCTCGCCGGCTGGCTGGGCCTGCTCGCGGCTGTGCCGGCCCTGGTGCCGGCGCGGGCCGAGGGTCTCGATGGCCGCATGATCGTCGGCTACCAGGGCTGGTTCGCCTGTCCGGGGGAGGCTCCGGGGGGAGGGTGGTTCCACTGGTTCGCGCCCCGTCGCGGCGGCGGGCTGGAGCCGAGTTTCGACCTCTGGCCCGATGTGTCCGGCATGCCCGCCGAGGCGCTCTGCGACACGCCGCTGCGCGACGCCACGGGAGCGCCGATGCGGGTCTATTCGGCGCAGCGGCGCGCGACGCTGGAGACGCATTTCCGCTGGATGCGGCAGCACGGGCTGCACAGCATGCTGCTCGCCCGCTTCGCCAACGCGCTGGGCACGCCCTTGCAGGGCATGGCCGACCGCACCCTGGACCTGGCGCTGGAGGCCGCCGCCTCGCAGGACGGGCAGGTCTTCATCGTCTATGACCTCACCGGCTTTCCGCAGGAGCGCTATCGCGAGGTGGTGGAGGATCTCCGCCGGATGCGCGCCGCCGGGATGCTCGACCGGCCGTCCTGGCAGCACCATCGGGGCCGCCCCGTGGTCAGCCTCTTCGGCCTGGGCACGGTGGGGATCGGCTTCGACGCGGCGCATGCGAAGGCGCTGATGGAAGGGCTGCACGCCACAGGGCCGCTGACGCTGATGGGGGGCGTGGCGGTGGACTGGCGGACGCTGACCGGTGCCTCCCGGCGGGAGCCGGAATGGGCGGCGGTCTATCGCAGCTTCGACATCATCAGCCCCTGGCCGGTCGGCGCCTATGGGGACGAGGCCGGGGCGGACGAGTTCCTGCGCAGCCATGTCCTGCCCGACCTCGCGGAAACGCGGCGCCTGGGCATCGGCTACCTGCCCGTGGCCTGGCCCGGCTTCTCCGCCACCAACCTGAAGCGGCATGACGGGCGTTCCGGCCCGCTGAACCAGATCCCGCGCCGCTGCGGCCGGTTCTACTGGCATCAGGCGCGGAACCTGATCGGCGCGGGGGTGCGGATGATGCAGACGGCCAATCTCGACGAGTTCGACGAGGGGACGGCCATCCTGCCCTATCTGCGGGACGTGCCGCACCCGCCGGGGGCGGCAGCTTTCCTGTCGCGCGACGCCGATGGCTGCGACCTGCCGGCGGACGGCTATCTGCGGCTGGCGGGGCAGGTGGCGCGGGGGCTGCAGGCGGGGCTGTTGCCGCCCTCGCCATGA
- a CDS encoding soj family protein, translating to MNMPVVALLWPDHAKREPDTVLRMLEVLERRCLELGAEEAAGHLAEAMEALRRETTERRLAA from the coding sequence ATGAACATGCCCGTCGTCGCCCTCCTCTGGCCCGACCACGCGAAGCGCGAGCCCGACACCGTGCTGCGCATGCTGGAGGTGCTGGAGCGCCGCTGCCTCGAACTGGGTGCCGAGGAAGCGGCCGGGCATCTCGCCGAGGCCATGGAGGCCCTGCGCCGCGAGACCACCGAACGCCGCCTCGCCGCCTGA
- the phbB gene encoding acetoacetyl-CoA reductase translates to MARVALVTGGQRGIGATISERLKDQGRTVVASYAGNEEAARAFTERTGIPCIRFDVSDFEQCKAAVAEIKEKHGPIEILVNNAGITRDGTMKRMDRKMWDDVIDTNLGSCFNLCKLVWEDMSSRKFGRIVNIGSINGQAGQYGQVNYAAAKSGIHGFTKALAQEGARFNITVNAIAPGYVDTEMVRAVPPDVLEKIIARIPVGRLGRADDIARGVCFLTADDAEFITGSTISINGGQHMY, encoded by the coding sequence ATGGCACGCGTCGCACTTGTCACCGGTGGTCAGCGCGGCATCGGGGCTACCATCAGCGAGAGACTGAAGGATCAGGGCCGCACCGTCGTGGCCTCCTATGCCGGGAATGAGGAGGCCGCCCGGGCCTTCACGGAACGCACCGGCATCCCCTGCATCCGCTTCGATGTCAGTGATTTCGAGCAATGCAAGGCCGCCGTCGCCGAGATCAAGGAGAAGCACGGCCCGATCGAGATCCTCGTGAACAATGCCGGCATCACGCGGGACGGCACCATGAAGCGCATGGACCGCAAGATGTGGGATGACGTGATCGACACGAATCTCGGCTCCTGCTTCAACCTCTGCAAGCTGGTCTGGGAGGACATGTCGTCCAGGAAGTTCGGCCGCATCGTCAATATCGGCTCGATCAACGGGCAGGCCGGCCAGTACGGGCAGGTGAACTACGCCGCCGCCAAGTCGGGTATCCACGGCTTCACCAAGGCGCTGGCGCAGGAAGGCGCGCGCTTCAACATCACCGTCAACGCCATCGCCCCAGGCTATGTGGACACGGAGATGGTGCGCGCGGTGCCGCCCGACGTGCTGGAGAAGATCATCGCCCGCATCCCGGTCGGACGCCTGGGCCGGGCGGACGACATCGCACGCGGCGTCTGCTTCCTGACCGCGGACGATGCCGAGTTCATCACCGGCTCGACCATCTCCATCAACGGCGGCCAGCACATGTACTGA
- a CDS encoding YciI family protein yields the protein MPFMVLAYDGKDAEAPARRKAARPAHLARVAQEAESGRLLIGGPLTDADGRMIGSMMVLDLPDETAVHAWLAEDPYVRQDVWKDISILPFQIAPLKYRPLPGG from the coding sequence ATGCCCTTCATGGTGCTCGCCTATGACGGCAAGGATGCGGAGGCCCCGGCCCGCCGGAAGGCCGCCCGCCCGGCCCATCTGGCCCGCGTGGCGCAGGAGGCCGAGTCCGGCCGCCTGTTGATCGGCGGGCCGCTGACCGATGCGGATGGCCGGATGATCGGCTCCATGATGGTGCTGGACCTGCCGGACGAGACCGCCGTGCATGCCTGGCTGGCGGAGGACCCCTATGTGCGGCAGGATGTCTGGAAGGACATCAGCATCCTGCCCTTCCAGATCGCGCCCCTGAAATACCGGCCCCTGCCGGGTGGCTGA
- a CDS encoding phage holin family protein: protein MGFLLRTVITAIAFWVASQIVSGIHLPGLVGTLFAAVVFGLINAVIRPVVALLSLPLTILTLGLFSLVINAAMFGLTSLFSPVSIDGFWSAFWGAIIVAIVSWFASSLVRDRL, encoded by the coding sequence ATGGGCTTCCTGCTCCGGACCGTCATCACCGCCATCGCCTTCTGGGTCGCCTCGCAGATCGTGTCCGGCATCCACCTGCCGGGCCTGGTGGGCACGCTCTTCGCCGCGGTGGTCTTCGGCCTGATCAATGCCGTGATCCGCCCGGTGGTCGCGCTGCTGTCGCTGCCGCTGACCATCCTCACCCTCGGCCTGTTCTCGCTGGTGATCAACGCGGCGATGTTCGGCCTGACCAGCCTCTTCTCGCCGGTCAGCATCGACGGCTTCTGGTCCGCCTTCTGGGGCGCCATCATCGTCGCGATCGTGTCCTGGTTCGCCAGCAGCCTCGTCCGCGACCGGCTCTGA
- the yddG gene encoding aromatic amino acid exporter YddG: MNTPRATPAPASRPAPRLNGATWAGCGALVLWAALGLLSRLAAGLPPLQLTAMAFAVGGGLSLLLVAARGRLGALRQRPLAWMHGVGGLFGYHALYFAALALAPPVEANLLNYLWPLLIVLLAAPVLGLPLGRQRLLGVALGFAGCVVLVGAGASFPPGAVPGFLLALAAALTWASYSVTSRRFSQVPTEAVSGFCLGAALLAGLAHAAFETTILPDARQGLAALLLGLGPVGAAFFLWDAGMKRGDPRLLGTLAYAVPVVSTLLLLLAGEGQPDWRVAASALLVTLGGWIAARAR, encoded by the coding sequence ATGAACACGCCCCGCGCCACGCCGGCCCCGGCATCCCGGCCCGCTCCCCGCCTGAATGGCGCGACCTGGGCGGGCTGTGGCGCGCTGGTCCTCTGGGCGGCACTGGGCCTGCTGTCGCGCCTGGCGGCGGGGCTGCCGCCACTTCAGCTCACGGCCATGGCCTTCGCCGTGGGCGGCGGCCTGTCGTTGCTGCTGGTGGCGGCGCGCGGAAGGCTGGGCGCACTGCGGCAGCGGCCCCTGGCATGGATGCATGGCGTCGGCGGGCTCTTCGGCTATCACGCGCTGTATTTCGCCGCGCTCGCCCTGGCGCCACCGGTCGAGGCGAACCTGCTGAACTATCTCTGGCCGCTGCTGATCGTGCTGCTCGCCGCGCCGGTCCTGGGCCTGCCGCTGGGGCGGCAGCGGCTGCTGGGCGTGGCGCTCGGCTTCGCGGGCTGCGTGGTGCTGGTGGGGGCAGGGGCCTCCTTCCCGCCCGGCGCCGTGCCGGGCTTCCTGCTTGCCCTGGCCGCCGCCCTGACCTGGGCCAGCTATTCCGTCACCTCCCGCCGCTTCTCGCAGGTCCCGACCGAGGCGGTGTCGGGCTTCTGCCTCGGCGCCGCGCTGCTGGCCGGCCTGGCGCATGCGGCCTTCGAGACCACCATCCTCCCCGATGCCCGCCAGGGCCTCGCCGCGCTGCTGCTCGGCCTGGGCCCTGTGGGCGCGGCCTTCTTCCTCTGGGATGCGGGCATGAAGCGGGGCGACCCGCGCCTGCTCGGCACCCTCGCCTATGCGGTGCCGGTCGTCTCCACCCTCCTGCTCCTCCTCGCCGGGGAAGGTCAGCCGGACTGGCGTGTCGCCGCCTCCGCCCTCCTCGTCACCCTCGGCGGCTGGATCGCCGCCCGTGCCCGGTGA
- a CDS encoding cupin domain-containing protein: MNIDLRDTRLTADAVAEALELKPHPEGGRYRETWRDDPGDGTRGAGTSILFLLSAKERSHWHRVDAAEGWHWHAGAPLQLSLCWEGSDPLEVVLGPHLSAGQRLSAVVPRRWWQAAAPCPRRPARAGAS, translated from the coding sequence ATGAACATCGACCTGCGCGACACCCGGCTTACCGCCGATGCGGTGGCGGAGGCACTGGAGCTGAAGCCACATCCCGAGGGCGGCCGCTACCGCGAAACCTGGCGCGATGATCCCGGCGACGGCACACGCGGGGCCGGGACCTCGATCCTCTTCCTGCTTTCGGCGAAGGAGAGGAGCCACTGGCACAGGGTGGATGCCGCCGAGGGCTGGCACTGGCATGCCGGGGCGCCGCTCCAGCTCAGCCTCTGCTGGGAGGGGTCGGACCCCCTGGAGGTCGTGCTCGGCCCCCATCTTTCCGCCGGGCAGCGCCTGTCCGCCGTGGTGCCCCGCCGCTGGTGGCAGGCCGCCGCCCCCTGCCCCCGGCGGCCGGCCAGGGCTGGAGCCTCGTGA
- the gloB gene encoding hydroxyacylglutathione hydrolase, with product MALTVRAIPCLSDNYAWAVTDAATGTVAICDPGEARPVLADLPEGRCDFILLTHHHQDHIGGVAELVAATGAKVVGARADAYRLPPLDHALSPGDGIAIGSARAVVIDTPGHTRGHIAFHLQSPRPQGPGQKAGQKPGQKPGQDILLCGDTLFSLGCGRLLEGTAEEMFTSLQRLRILPPETLVCCGHEYTLSNARFALTVEPDNKALQARAQQAREQRGRGEPTVPTRLEEEMAANPFLRAPDVATLAKLRKAKDEFR from the coding sequence ATGGCCCTGACGGTTCGGGCGATTCCCTGCCTGTCGGACAATTATGCTTGGGCGGTGACGGATGCGGCGACCGGCACCGTCGCCATCTGCGACCCGGGCGAGGCACGGCCCGTCCTGGCCGATCTGCCGGAGGGGCGGTGCGACTTCATCCTGCTCACCCATCATCACCAGGACCATATCGGCGGCGTGGCGGAACTCGTCGCCGCCACCGGCGCGAAGGTGGTCGGCGCCAGGGCCGATGCCTATCGCCTGCCACCGCTGGACCATGCCCTGTCGCCGGGGGACGGCATCGCCATCGGATCGGCGCGTGCCGTGGTGATCGACACGCCCGGCCACACGCGCGGGCATATCGCCTTTCATCTACAGAGCCCCCGCCCCCAGGGCCCAGGGCAGAAAGCTGGACAGAAACCGGGGCAAAAGCCGGGGCAGGATATCCTGCTCTGTGGCGACACCCTCTTCTCGCTCGGCTGCGGGCGCCTGCTGGAAGGCACGGCGGAGGAGATGTTCACCTCGCTGCAACGCCTCCGCATCCTGCCGCCGGAAACCCTGGTCTGCTGCGGCCATGAATACACGCTGTCCAACGCCCGCTTCGCCCTGACTGTGGAGCCGGACAACAAGGCTCTCCAGGCCCGGGCGCAGCAGGCGCGCGAACAGCGCGGCCGGGGCGAGCCGACCGTTCCCACCCGGCTGGAGGAGGAAATGGCGGCCAATCCCTTCCTGCGTGCCCCGGATGTGGCAACCCTGGCGAAGCTGCGGAAGGCCAAGGACGAGTTCCGGTGA
- a CDS encoding class I SAM-dependent methyltransferase has protein sequence MSAEVHGLDQFYASPTGIVAKRLLRARLRAVWPELAGSDVLGVGYAGPYLRLWRRRAARLISVAPLQGPPPGRLSPWPADGPCALALAEEENLPFPDLSFDNVLMIHGLEHADHTRRLLREVWRVLRDEGRLLVVVPNRRSIWAHLDHTPLGHGQPYTPAQLAKLLERGMFHVERRDGALFVPPFRSRLLLRTARLWEGAGRALSPKLSGVTIMEARKEVFGALPLRSQPSGRRVTVPAWVGRGLAPAAREQGHASPSDEVLAREGDLGTEAPR, from the coding sequence ATGAGCGCCGAGGTCCATGGACTCGACCAATTCTACGCATCGCCCACCGGGATCGTTGCCAAGCGATTGCTACGGGCCAGGCTGCGTGCCGTCTGGCCTGAACTCGCGGGGAGCGATGTGCTGGGCGTCGGCTATGCCGGCCCCTATCTGCGCCTCTGGCGCCGCCGCGCCGCGCGGCTGATCTCGGTCGCGCCCCTACAGGGGCCGCCGCCGGGCCGGCTGTCGCCCTGGCCGGCGGATGGCCCCTGCGCCCTGGCCCTGGCCGAGGAGGAGAACCTGCCTTTCCCGGATCTCAGCTTCGACAATGTGCTGATGATCCACGGGCTGGAACATGCCGACCATACGAGGCGCCTGTTGCGGGAGGTCTGGCGCGTCTTGCGGGATGAGGGGCGGCTCCTGGTCGTGGTGCCGAACCGGCGCAGCATCTGGGCGCATCTGGACCATACGCCGCTGGGCCATGGGCAGCCCTATACCCCGGCCCAGCTCGCGAAGCTGCTGGAACGCGGCATGTTCCACGTGGAACGTCGCGATGGCGCGCTGTTCGTGCCACCTTTCCGGTCCAGGCTGCTGCTGCGGACGGCGCGGCTCTGGGAAGGTGCCGGCCGCGCCCTTTCACCGAAACTGTCGGGCGTGACGATCATGGAGGCCCGCAAGGAGGTCTTCGGTGCGCTGCCGCTGAGGAGCCAGCCGAGCGGCCGGCGAGTGACCGTGCCCGCCTGGGTCGGCCGTGGCCTGGCGCCGGCGGCCCGGGAACAGGGCCATGCCTCGCCGTCGGATGAGGTTCTGGCGCGCGAGGGCGATCTGGGGACCGAAGCGCCGCGTTGA